The following proteins are co-located in the Paenibacillus sp. FSL H8-0079 genome:
- a CDS encoding type II CAAX endopeptidase family protein: MKKFKIPKFKIQKAEPQQLTERLLLINLYFTQGLTLIIGVVWILLQKRNLLDVLAWPDNYQFIWWGLGLAGVMLVMDLVLSYVIPQESMDDGGINEMLFRGRPIWHIVCIAAIVAVCEELLFRGAIQHAIGPYWTSILFAVIHIRYLRHWIPTGWVFVSSYGLGWIYMQSGTLWAPILCHFIIDLVSGLAIRFRRGS; this comes from the coding sequence ATGAAAAAATTCAAGATTCCCAAGTTCAAGATTCAGAAGGCTGAGCCACAGCAGCTTACCGAGCGTTTGCTTTTAATCAATCTATACTTTACACAAGGTTTAACACTGATAATCGGGGTTGTATGGATTTTATTGCAGAAACGAAACTTGTTAGATGTACTCGCATGGCCCGACAATTACCAATTTATATGGTGGGGTCTTGGTCTTGCTGGCGTAATGCTTGTTATGGACTTGGTACTGTCGTATGTTATACCTCAGGAAAGTATGGATGACGGTGGAATTAACGAGATGTTGTTTCGTGGGCGTCCGATCTGGCACATTGTATGTATAGCAGCCATTGTTGCTGTGTGTGAGGAATTATTATTCCGTGGAGCCATTCAACATGCCATCGGTCCTTACTGGACAAGTATTTTATTTGCAGTTATCCACATTCGTTATTTGCGGCACTGGATTCCAACAGGATGGGTGTTTGTCTCAAGTTATGGATTGGGTTGGATTTACATGCAATCCGGCACATTATGGGCGCCTATATTATGTCACTTTATAATTGATTTGGTGTCCGGATTAGCGATACGTTTTCGGAGGGGATCATGA
- the cmk gene encoding (d)CMP kinase, whose translation MASQNTSENGKMNVAIDGPAGAGKSTVARLVAEALAYVYVDTGAMYRAVTLHMLRKGITPEDVTQVLQEAQKLVIDLQPDPDGQKVFCNGEEVTSEIRSREVTGIVSRYAQIEGLRTQLVDTQRQMALRKGVVMDGRDIGTTVLPDAEVKIFMTASVEERALRRFKELDPSEGLTLQQLERDIATRDKLDENREISPLRCAEDAIVLDTTEMNIHEVVDKIVSYCTMVRGEIGL comes from the coding sequence TTGGCAAGCCAGAACACATCAGAGAACGGGAAAATGAACGTTGCAATTGACGGACCTGCCGGTGCCGGGAAAAGCACGGTGGCCCGATTGGTTGCAGAGGCGCTCGCGTATGTCTACGTCGACACAGGCGCAATGTACCGTGCGGTAACCTTGCATATGCTTCGGAAAGGTATTACACCGGAAGATGTGACACAGGTACTTCAGGAAGCCCAAAAGCTGGTCATTGATTTACAACCGGATCCCGACGGACAGAAAGTGTTCTGTAATGGGGAAGAAGTAACCTCGGAAATCCGCTCCCGTGAAGTGACGGGAATCGTGTCCCGATATGCGCAAATCGAGGGGCTGCGTACGCAATTAGTGGATACTCAGCGGCAAATGGCTTTGCGCAAGGGCGTCGTCATGGATGGACGCGATATCGGAACGACAGTACTGCCCGATGCGGAAGTGAAAATCTTCATGACTGCCAGTGTGGAAGAGCGTGCGCTTCGCCGCTTCAAAGAACTGGACCCCTCTGAAGGACTGACGTTGCAACAACTGGAGCGAGACATTGCCACCCGTGATAAATTGGATGAGAATCGGGAAATTTCCCCGCTTCGTTGTGCTGAGGATGCTATCGTTCTTGATACAACTGAGATGAACATCCATGAAGTGGTTGACAAAATCGTATCTTATTGCACAATGGTCAGAGGAGAGATCGGTCTATGA
- a CDS encoding flagellar brake domain-containing protein, protein MFPNINEILYIQIASADEKEENKEYKSRIADMDDSSFLIEVPMQQGSSRLKRLFFGEELSISYVTEDGVRHYFNTYVTGFEEDVVRLVRIRKPLPNEISKIQRRSFLRVHANLEMAIQSEDLTRAVGLTEDIGGGGLSIYGEAGFSIAESQKLKCWLLVPYRNSTIEHVNFEAEVVRIKTLETGRLLCMLKFVQISDSERQKIIKFCFERQLDYRTK, encoded by the coding sequence TTGTTTCCTAATATAAATGAAATTTTATACATCCAGATTGCTTCGGCAGATGAAAAAGAGGAAAACAAAGAGTACAAATCACGCATTGCAGACATGGATGACAGTAGTTTTCTGATTGAGGTCCCGATGCAACAGGGAAGCAGTCGTCTGAAAAGGCTCTTTTTTGGCGAGGAATTGTCCATTTCATATGTTACAGAGGATGGAGTCCGGCATTATTTTAATACCTATGTCACCGGATTTGAAGAGGATGTGGTCCGTCTTGTCCGTATCCGAAAGCCGCTTCCAAACGAGATATCCAAAATTCAACGCCGCAGCTTTCTTCGTGTTCATGCAAACCTTGAAATGGCCATTCAGAGTGAGGATCTGACCCGTGCCGTGGGATTGACTGAAGATATTGGTGGCGGTGGATTGTCCATCTATGGCGAAGCAGGATTTTCGATAGCCGAAAGTCAAAAGCTGAAATGCTGGTTACTTGTTCCATATCGCAATTCAACAATTGAGCATGTGAACTTTGAGGCTGAAGTCGTACGGATCAAAACACTGGAAACCGGTAGATTGCTGTGCATGCTGAAATTTGTGCAGATTTCAGATTCGGAACGCCAGAAGATCATCAAATTTTGTTTTGAACGACAATTGGACTACCGTACGAAATAG
- a CDS encoding lysophospholipid acyltransferase family protein, whose product MIYTFCSTLLRIIYTILFRLEAVGRENIPKEGGVLLCSNHISNFDPPTVGIKIRRQVRFMAKSELFEIPVLGRIIKAVGAFPVKRGGVSKESIKTSLNILRDGEVLGIFPSGSRHNDGGIGKKGAASFALRSGATVIPTAIIGNYKVFRKMKVVYGAPVSLDEFKEDPSGEALEKATEKIMSKINEMVQTGVPSK is encoded by the coding sequence ATGATTTACACATTTTGCAGCACATTACTGCGGATCATTTACACCATTCTTTTCCGCTTGGAGGCCGTTGGACGGGAGAATATTCCGAAAGAAGGCGGCGTACTTTTATGTTCCAATCATATAAGTAACTTCGATCCTCCAACTGTTGGTATCAAAATTCGCCGTCAGGTGCGCTTCATGGCCAAAAGCGAATTGTTTGAAATTCCGGTACTCGGCCGAATTATTAAAGCCGTGGGCGCTTTCCCCGTTAAACGTGGAGGTGTCAGCAAGGAATCCATCAAGACCTCACTCAATATTTTGCGTGATGGTGAAGTGCTCGGAATCTTCCCCTCGGGAAGCCGTCATAATGATGGAGGTATCGGCAAAAAAGGAGCAGCGAGTTTTGCTCTCCGCAGTGGCGCTACAGTTATTCCTACTGCTATTATCGGTAACTACAAGGTTTTTCGTAAGATGAAAGTTGTATACGGAGCACCGGTAAGTTTGGACGAGTTCAAGGAAGACCCATCCGGAGAAGCTCTGGAGAAAGCGACTGAGAAGATTATGTCCAAGATTAACGAAATGGTGCAAACGGGCGTGCCAAGCAAGTAA
- a CDS encoding genetic competence negative regulator: protein MKIERLSHDKIRIFLTFDDLSERGIQKEDMWQEIPKVHELFTEMMDQAYSELGFDATGPLAVEVFALPAQGMVVIVTRGKYDPQQYGSGHEDDLPEEVYEMEVTLEQSDSIVYAFKDFEVLIEAAHMLRQHVTDAGRLYSYKDKWFLHLEPDEVDSTKHAALIALLAEFGEGSSVTPAVMEEYGKVIISEQAIDVICTHFKRQD, encoded by the coding sequence ATGAAAATAGAACGACTAAGTCACGATAAGATACGGATTTTCCTGACCTTTGACGATCTGAGCGAGCGCGGAATACAAAAAGAAGATATGTGGCAGGAAATACCTAAGGTTCATGAACTGTTCACTGAAATGATGGATCAGGCCTATTCCGAACTTGGATTTGATGCCACTGGTCCACTTGCTGTCGAAGTATTCGCACTTCCCGCTCAAGGGATGGTTGTCATTGTCACCCGTGGAAAATATGATCCGCAACAATATGGTTCAGGTCATGAAGATGATCTTCCTGAAGAAGTATATGAAATGGAAGTTACACTCGAGCAAAGCGATTCCATCGTTTATGCGTTCAAGGACTTTGAAGTGCTCATTGAAGCTGCACATATGTTGCGTCAGCATGTTACGGATGCTGGGAGACTTTATTCTTATAAAGACAAGTGGTTCCTGCATTTGGAACCAGATGAGGTGGATTCCACCAAACATGCAGCATTGATTGCCTTGCTTGCTGAATTTGGTGAAGGTTCTTCGGTTACTCCAGCAGTTATGGAAGAGTATGGTAAGGTTATTATTTCTGAGCAAGCGATTGATGTTATCTGCACCCACTTCAAACGCCAGGATTAA
- the rpsA gene encoding 30S ribosomal protein S1, with protein MSEEMKNQEATQDELDQFVSLKKGDTVKGTIVKLEDNQAYVSIGYKYDGVIPIRELSSLHVDSASDAVEVGQEVEAKVLSIDDEKEKLVLSKRAIDSENAWDQLQKHFEDQDVFEVVVGDVVKGGLVADVGVRGFIPASMVERHFVEDFSDYKGRTLRVKVKEIDRENNKVILSQKDVLEQEFEANKATVMAGLQEGQVIEGTVQRLTQFGAFVDVGGVDGLVHVSELAWTHVEKPSDVLSEGDKVSVKVLKVDPEKGKISLSMKAVQPGPWETASEKFNSSDIVTGVVKRLVDFGAFVEIAPGVEGLVHISQISHKHIGTPHEVLKEGQEVQVKILDMNPSEQRVSLSIKETEEAPAQPQKSERPARNNAPREEINNPNVSLNNQGMSTTLGELFGDKLSKFK; from the coding sequence ATGTCGGAAGAAATGAAAAATCAAGAAGCAACCCAAGATGAGTTGGATCAATTCGTTTCCTTGAAAAAAGGAGATACCGTAAAAGGAACCATCGTCAAATTGGAAGATAACCAAGCCTATGTGAGCATTGGATATAAATATGACGGTGTCATTCCAATTCGTGAACTGTCTTCATTGCATGTTGACAGCGCGTCTGATGCAGTAGAAGTTGGACAAGAAGTTGAAGCTAAAGTTCTTAGCATCGACGACGAGAAAGAAAAACTCGTTCTGTCCAAACGTGCAATCGACAGCGAAAACGCATGGGATCAATTGCAAAAGCATTTTGAAGACCAAGACGTATTCGAAGTTGTTGTAGGTGACGTTGTTAAAGGCGGTCTGGTAGCAGACGTGGGCGTACGTGGATTTATCCCGGCTTCCATGGTTGAACGCCATTTCGTTGAAGACTTCAGCGACTACAAAGGACGCACACTGCGTGTTAAAGTGAAAGAGATCGACCGTGAGAACAACAAAGTGATCCTTTCCCAAAAAGACGTACTGGAGCAAGAATTCGAAGCAAACAAAGCGACTGTTATGGCTGGTTTGCAAGAAGGTCAAGTCATCGAAGGTACAGTACAACGTTTGACTCAATTCGGCGCATTCGTTGATGTGGGCGGAGTTGACGGTTTGGTTCACGTATCCGAGCTGGCTTGGACTCACGTTGAAAAACCATCCGACGTTCTGTCTGAAGGTGATAAAGTTAGTGTGAAAGTGCTGAAAGTTGACCCTGAAAAAGGCAAAATCAGCCTGAGCATGAAAGCTGTTCAACCAGGTCCTTGGGAAACAGCTAGCGAAAAATTCAATTCCAGCGATATCGTAACAGGTGTTGTAAAACGTCTGGTAGACTTCGGTGCATTTGTTGAAATCGCTCCTGGTGTTGAGGGACTTGTGCATATCTCGCAAATCTCCCACAAACACATCGGCACTCCTCATGAAGTGCTGAAAGAAGGACAAGAAGTTCAAGTTAAAATCTTGGACATGAACCCTTCTGAGCAACGTGTAAGCTTGAGCATCAAAGAAACAGAAGAAGCTCCAGCTCAACCACAAAAATCAGAAAGACCTGCAAGAAACAACGCTCCACGTGAAGAAATCAACAATCCAAACGTTTCCTTGAACAATCAAGGTATGAGCACTACGCTCGGCGAACTGTTTGGTGACAAACTCAGCAAATTCAAATAA
- a CDS encoding metallophosphoesterase produces MGVVLLFHMWREAHVHQMIEEEVEVPHLPPSFDGAMILYVSDTHKRKLKQKNLENFKNKVDWLLIGGDVAEKGISWSIVRHNMKLLSNIAPSFTVYGNHDKRAGTAQLARILRESGVQLLQDTIVYLRRGKDRVSLIGIDYRSKQGDVLLEQVGDRFCKIAIVHDPLQALRLEQNADLILSGHTHGGQLVLPFFGPVFLSRAYRPISNGWYSLKRSPDDVHQEGKMLVSRGYGTNHLPLRLGCPAEMHIITLRVPAKKALIEKQP; encoded by the coding sequence ATGGGAGTTGTACTACTCTTTCATATGTGGCGTGAAGCCCATGTTCATCAAATGATTGAAGAAGAGGTTGAAGTTCCTCATCTGCCACCATCCTTTGACGGGGCTATGATTTTGTATGTATCCGACACGCACAAACGTAAGCTGAAGCAGAAGAATTTGGAAAACTTTAAAAACAAGGTGGACTGGCTTCTGATCGGTGGGGACGTTGCGGAAAAAGGAATCTCATGGTCCATAGTTAGACATAATATGAAACTCTTATCGAACATTGCTCCTTCGTTTACGGTGTATGGCAACCATGACAAGAGGGCGGGTACCGCTCAACTTGCTCGAATCCTTCGGGAATCTGGTGTTCAGCTCTTGCAGGATACCATCGTATATTTGCGGAGGGGCAAAGACAGAGTGAGCTTGATCGGTATAGACTATCGTTCCAAACAGGGAGATGTATTACTAGAGCAGGTCGGCGACCGTTTTTGCAAAATTGCCATCGTGCATGATCCTTTGCAGGCTCTTCGCTTGGAGCAAAATGCAGATCTAATCTTGAGCGGCCATACACATGGCGGACAATTGGTATTACCTTTTTTCGGACCTGTGTTCCTGAGCAGAGCGTATCGTCCCATATCGAATGGGTGGTATTCCCTTAAGCGTAGTCCGGATGACGTTCATCAAGAAGGCAAAATGCTTGTTAGCAGAGGATACGGGACCAATCATCTTCCTCTCCGACTAGGTTGTCCTGCGGAGATGCACATCATTACGTTAAGAGTGCCTGCGAAAAAAGCACTCATAGAAAAACAGCCTTGA
- the ypeB gene encoding germination protein YpeB translates to MYKRLSSVMFPIFAVLLVGALVWGYQENQEKNAILIKAENQYQRAFHDLSFHMDKLHSEIGNTLAVHSTSQGMHRKGLMNVWRLTSEAQNEINQLPLTMLPFNETEEFLSRISNFAYRASMRDLTNEPLSEKEMGNLKKLYQNSSEITKNLQDVQQKVLTDRLRWMDAETAMATQEQTMDNTIVDGFRTVNKKVQEYPELDWGPSVSSIYAKRTVKKLDGLPLTKEQIQSKAAKFSEADSSKIQVQENGKGTDWESYTATIDHAKNGKLMMDFTRNGGMLISYSDTRPIGTKKVSRQDAMAKADQFLTNKGYKDMKAVNYDEYGNLGNLTYVHKQGDTLIYPEKMSVRVGLDTGEVTGFQASDFVYEHNDKRKVPKATLTEQQARQKLNSEFKENYVRKSLIENDYSKEVLCYEFGGKINGSRYRIYINANTGIEEAVEEIKPVNATS, encoded by the coding sequence ATGTATAAACGATTAAGTTCAGTTATGTTTCCGATATTTGCGGTCCTGCTGGTCGGTGCGCTCGTATGGGGCTATCAGGAGAATCAGGAGAAGAATGCAATACTGATCAAGGCAGAGAATCAATATCAGCGTGCCTTTCACGATTTATCTTTTCATATGGACAAATTACATTCGGAGATTGGTAACACCTTGGCGGTTCACTCCACATCACAGGGGATGCATCGCAAAGGTTTGATGAATGTATGGCGACTCACCAGTGAAGCGCAGAATGAGATCAACCAACTGCCACTCACCATGCTGCCCTTTAACGAGACAGAGGAGTTTCTCTCCCGTATTTCCAACTTTGCTTATCGGGCATCGATGCGTGACTTGACGAACGAACCGCTAAGTGAGAAGGAAATGGGCAACCTGAAAAAGCTGTATCAGAATTCATCCGAGATTACCAAGAATCTGCAGGATGTACAGCAGAAAGTTCTCACGGACCGTTTACGCTGGATGGATGCGGAGACTGCCATGGCAACGCAAGAGCAAACGATGGACAACACGATCGTCGATGGTTTTCGTACCGTAAACAAAAAGGTACAGGAGTACCCGGAGCTTGATTGGGGCCCTTCCGTATCCAGTATTTATGCCAAACGCACGGTGAAGAAACTGGATGGTTTGCCGCTGACCAAAGAACAGATTCAGAGCAAGGCTGCGAAATTCTCTGAAGCGGATAGTAGCAAAATCCAAGTGCAGGAGAACGGCAAAGGGACAGACTGGGAATCCTACACGGCGACGATTGATCATGCTAAGAATGGAAAACTGATGATGGATTTCACCCGCAATGGCGGAATGCTCATCTCTTATAGTGATACACGTCCAATTGGAACCAAAAAAGTATCTCGTCAGGACGCCATGGCTAAAGCAGATCAATTTTTAACGAATAAAGGCTATAAGGATATGAAAGCTGTAAACTACGATGAATACGGTAATCTGGGTAACCTTACTTATGTGCACAAGCAAGGGGACACGTTGATTTATCCTGAAAAAATGTCAGTTCGTGTTGGGTTGGATACAGGCGAAGTAACCGGCTTCCAAGCAAGTGACTTTGTCTACGAACATAATGACAAGCGCAAAGTTCCGAAAGCAACTCTTACGGAGCAACAGGCGCGTCAGAAGCTTAATTCGGAATTCAAAGAAAATTATGTTCGCAAATCTCTGATTGAAAATGATTATAGCAAAGAGGTACTGTGTTATGAATTCGGCGGGAAAATAAACGGTTCTCGTTACCGGATATACATTAATGCGAATACAGGTATTGAAGAAGCGGTGGAGGAGATCAAACCGGTCAACGCAACCTCATAA
- a CDS encoding polysaccharide deacetylase family protein, producing the protein MFRHTAALIIAASLLLSACGAAEEKTSENSAPASEPTTTIQEEQRDSNPTETGEPGTGVTQPSTGESTAPEEEPEPAEQGSAEEKVEQTYHMNENYYIKPNDETSPSKVVLLTFDDGPKEEKMITSLIDTLDKHNAKAIFFVNGYRVKSHPELLKLIHERGQIVGNHAWDHEDLKKMSIAEAAKQVTDVQKIVKDTIGEEPQFFRPPFGSGNDALKTTVKKNGMLYMTWSNGSLDWDKSTKNKPEKVIQNVLDQLNPGSNILMHELPWTVEALDELLTKLEKKGYSFVDPRAIELEAR; encoded by the coding sequence ATGTTCAGACATACCGCCGCATTGATTATAGCTGCAAGTTTGCTGCTATCAGCCTGTGGGGCAGCGGAAGAAAAAACATCAGAAAATTCGGCACCAGCGAGCGAACCCACTACCACAATTCAAGAAGAGCAACGTGATTCTAACCCAACTGAAACAGGAGAACCCGGAACTGGCGTGACCCAGCCTTCAACGGGCGAATCAACTGCGCCAGAAGAAGAACCTGAACCTGCGGAGCAGGGTTCTGCAGAAGAGAAAGTGGAACAGACGTATCATATGAATGAAAATTATTATATTAAACCGAATGATGAGACGAGCCCAAGCAAAGTGGTCTTGTTAACTTTCGATGATGGACCCAAAGAAGAAAAAATGATTACTTCACTAATCGACACTTTAGATAAACATAACGCTAAAGCGATATTTTTCGTCAATGGATATCGGGTGAAAAGCCATCCGGAATTGCTCAAACTCATCCATGAACGGGGTCAGATTGTAGGCAATCATGCCTGGGATCATGAGGATCTCAAAAAAATGTCTATCGCTGAGGCGGCAAAACAGGTTACAGATGTCCAAAAAATAGTGAAGGACACCATCGGTGAGGAACCGCAATTCTTCCGCCCCCCTTTTGGATCGGGTAATGATGCACTAAAGACTACTGTGAAAAAAAATGGCATGTTATACATGACGTGGTCTAATGGTTCGCTTGATTGGGATAAAAGCACCAAAAACAAACCAGAAAAAGTTATTCAAAATGTACTGGACCAGTTAAATCCCGGTAGCAATATTTTGATGCACGAGTTGCCATGGACGGTTGAAGCATTGGATGAGTTGCTAACCAAGCTCGAAAAGAAAGGCTATTCCTTTGTCGATCCGCGTGCAATTGAATTGGAAGCTCGTTAA
- the der gene encoding ribosome biogenesis GTPase Der translates to MARPVVAIVGRPNVGKSTIFNRIIGDRLAIVEDKPGITRDRIYGIGEWNGKPFSIIDTGGIEIDGEDVILKSIRMQAELAIEEADVIVFMCDAKAGITQSDEEVAEMLYRSGKPIVVAVNKVDNIGRSELIYEFYGFGFGEPIGVSGSHGTGVGDLLDAIVEKLPELEEEVYDEDVIRVALIGRPNVGKSSLVNAILGEERVIVSDVAGTTRDAIDTPFEKDGQRYVLIDTAGMRKRGKVYETTEKYSVMRAMRAIERADVVLIVINGEEGIIEQDKHIAGYAFEAGKASLFVVNKWDVVEKHDKTMKEFEKKIRDHFLFMTYAPVVFLSALTKQRLQKLLPVVKRVADQHSLRVQTHLLNDVVSDAVAINPPPTDKGRRMRINYVTQVAVKPPTMVVFVNDPELMHFSYERYLENKIRAAFDFEGTPIRIFTRRKSDES, encoded by the coding sequence ATGGCAAGACCCGTTGTGGCAATTGTCGGACGACCGAACGTGGGTAAATCCACCATTTTCAATCGGATCATCGGCGACAGACTGGCCATTGTGGAAGACAAGCCGGGCATTACCCGTGACCGAATCTACGGAATCGGCGAATGGAACGGTAAACCATTCAGTATTATTGATACAGGTGGTATCGAAATTGATGGTGAGGATGTCATCTTAAAATCAATCCGGATGCAAGCAGAGCTCGCTATTGAAGAAGCGGATGTTATTGTATTCATGTGTGATGCAAAAGCAGGAATCACGCAATCGGATGAAGAGGTCGCAGAGATGTTGTACCGCTCAGGCAAGCCTATTGTTGTAGCCGTTAACAAAGTGGATAATATCGGACGAAGTGAGCTCATTTATGAGTTTTATGGGTTCGGTTTCGGTGAGCCTATCGGCGTATCCGGAAGTCACGGTACAGGTGTAGGTGATTTGCTTGATGCGATTGTGGAGAAGTTGCCTGAACTTGAGGAAGAGGTTTACGATGAGGATGTCATTCGTGTAGCTCTGATCGGACGTCCTAATGTGGGTAAATCTTCACTGGTTAACGCGATTCTGGGTGAAGAGCGTGTTATTGTAAGTGACGTGGCTGGAACGACCCGGGATGCGATTGATACACCTTTTGAAAAAGACGGCCAACGTTACGTGCTGATTGATACAGCAGGTATGCGTAAGCGTGGTAAAGTATATGAAACAACCGAGAAATACAGTGTAATGCGTGCCATGCGTGCGATTGAGCGTGCAGATGTTGTTCTGATTGTCATTAATGGTGAAGAAGGCATTATTGAACAGGACAAGCATATTGCAGGTTATGCATTCGAAGCGGGTAAAGCGTCTTTGTTTGTCGTAAACAAATGGGACGTGGTAGAGAAGCATGACAAAACGATGAAAGAGTTTGAGAAGAAAATTCGGGATCACTTCCTGTTTATGACTTATGCTCCGGTCGTATTTTTGTCAGCCCTCACAAAACAACGCTTACAAAAACTGTTGCCGGTTGTAAAACGTGTAGCGGACCAACACTCGTTACGTGTACAAACGCATCTGCTTAACGATGTTGTATCGGATGCAGTAGCTATTAACCCTCCGCCAACGGATAAAGGACGGAGAATGAGAATTAACTATGTGACTCAGGTTGCCGTTAAGCCTCCGACCATGGTTGTTTTTGTGAACGATCCGGAATTGATGCACTTCTCATATGAGCGCTATCTGGAGAATAAAATCCGTGCAGCGTTTGATTTCGAAGGAACACCAATTCGCATATTTACTCGGAGGAAGTCCGACGAAAGTTAG
- the prsW gene encoding glutamic-type intramembrane protease PrsW, protein MLLFSVLAAAVAPGLALLTYFYLKDRYDYEPLHMVLRVFLMGILMVLPVMIIQRGMMMWLGDNPYLEAILISGGVEEFVKWFVLYHIIYNHTEFDEPYDGILYAVAVSLGFATVENVLYAFAGNASVSAMFLRALLPVSGHAMFAVIMGYYMGKAKFIGGKKKRWYLVLSLVLPFFWHALYDVIMNTMVNHWLWFIAPLMAGLWYGAMGKITRANNRSPFRFVKREEEVKL, encoded by the coding sequence GTGCTTTTGTTTTCGGTCTTAGCGGCAGCAGTTGCCCCGGGTCTCGCCTTGTTAACATACTTTTACCTGAAAGACCGTTATGATTATGAGCCACTTCATATGGTATTGCGAGTTTTCCTCATGGGAATTCTGATGGTACTGCCTGTGATGATTATTCAGCGTGGCATGATGATGTGGCTCGGGGATAATCCTTATCTTGAGGCCATTTTGATCTCAGGTGGTGTGGAAGAATTCGTCAAATGGTTCGTGCTTTATCATATCATCTATAATCACACCGAATTTGATGAGCCGTATGACGGGATCTTATATGCAGTTGCTGTTTCACTTGGATTTGCGACAGTTGAGAATGTGTTGTACGCCTTTGCGGGGAATGCATCCGTCTCAGCCATGTTCCTCCGGGCACTGCTCCCTGTTTCAGGGCATGCCATGTTTGCGGTAATCATGGGGTATTACATGGGCAAGGCCAAGTTTATCGGTGGCAAGAAAAAGCGGTGGTACCTGGTTCTTTCTCTCGTGTTACCTTTTTTCTGGCATGCACTGTACGATGTCATCATGAACACTATGGTTAATCATTGGTTGTGGTTTATAGCGCCACTAATGGCGGGCCTGTGGTATGGGGCAATGGGCAAAATCACACGCGCCAATAACCGTTCTCCTTTTCGTTTTGTGAAGCGGGAGGAAGAGGTTAAATTATAA